CatttgttgttttatttttaaaagctGTATGAATACGTATTCCAAATCCATGTAAAAACGCATAGCGATTGTAGAAATCATATGCATCATTAGGAGTATCAAAAACCTTTCCCATTACATCGTTATCATTAACATCGTTATCATTAACATCTTTTTCATCAGACCTGAGATCCATGTCTGCATCGCTTGGTTTCTCTGTTTCAAAATCTGAATCGTTATCGACTACCAAATATCCTTTTGCTTCAATATCATCAATTAAATTTGTTTCAGAAGCTTCCTTTTCTTCCTTCTATGACTGACATTCTAAATCCATTGTGTTTTATCTGTAATGTATTAATCAAAAGATTCATTCAGTTCACTATAGCGAATCACTAATGCGAATAGAATAAGAACAACTAAGAACAAGGTACATTAATTTTTTTACATGGAGCAacatatgtatttttttttaaattgatgaTGGATGTAGATATCACTTTATTCATATTGTCTACTTGATAATTGTGTATATCCAATTCTACTTAATCAACATATCTCACGAATTCATGATAGAATGATtgcaaaagaaacaaaaaaaaagcaAAGATAGTCACCAGCAATCAATATGGAGTATCCAATATTCAATATGAAGATGTGATTGGTTGTTACGATCAACTTTTGAGAACAAAGATTAACATGTATTTTGGTGGGATTGTTGTTGCGCTTAATTTTGAGAAGGAGCAGTCgatattgttaaaaaaaattggaGATTGATAAGGAGATAAAGATGGAAAATAAAtgatttaatatattttaatcaaaACGACGTAGTTTTGATGGGTTTCACATGTAAGTTAGATGTATAACAGCCCCATATTCACTTTCCCCATATAAGAAACTGAGGTTAATATATATATGGGTAAATTATTTTTTGAAGTACATCTGTTTTaggggttttaaccacttgagtctaAACCCTGAGtcctatagccacttttcttaaccatttgagtccaaatttctaactctGTTTAAATTTTCTGTTAGTTTTTcataaaaagactaaaatacccatgtattattttattattattattattattattattattattattgttattattattattattattactagagAGAAAACAGATACTAACTGGTTTAAAGCAGACTTGAAAGACAAAGGCAAGTTCAATTGATTGAAGCAATGAAGAACAAATTTTCATTAAGCCAATAATGAAGCAATCAAATGTTACTAACTGGTTTAAAGCAGAATTGCAGAAAAGAGACACAGCAGGTAATTAATCGATGTGTTTGAGCATGATTTTGAGTCTGGTTTGCTGCTTATTCGAACAAATTAAAAACTCTCTGACCTCCACAATTGCACAAACCCACACCACTTAACCCAATTTCACGCCCTAATTTACAAACAAAATCTCCACCAAGACTCCTTCATCCTCCCCAAATTACTCACCTCTTACTCCCTCCGCCGGAATATCTCCTCCGCCTTCAAAGTCTTCCACCAAGTCAACGACCCCAACGTCCATCTATTCAACACTATGATCAGAGCACATATTCACAACAATCAGCCTGCACACGCGTTGGAGCTCACAACTGCCTCCGCCCATGTCTGCCGCCGCTAACAACCATCTCTCATCCCTCTCTCGTTCCCGATATGGTGTGGTGGTGTTGATGGAGGTGCTGTGGTGATGGTCGTGATGGTGGAGGTGTAGCGGTGGTGGGTgttgtggtggtgacggtggaggtgcagtggcgacagtggtgttgatggtggtggtgtggtggtgggaTGAAGGTGGTTtaggtttagagagagaatgaaagatgagagagagagaaatgcaGATCTGGTGAAGATAAATGAGAGAGATAGAGtataagagaaagagaaagagaaaaacaaaaataaattagtttcttatttattttttaactatAGGGGTAATTTGGCCATTTAataaattttaacaaaataattctaacagtgttagaaaATTGAACTCAAATAgttaagaaaagtggctatatGGGACTCAGGgtgttaaacattttgattttggactcaagtggttaaaacccttaaaacacagggactcaaaaagtaatttaccctatatatatttcgttgtgggtttgtgttctatgttggaagggCATCACAACGAGccaaaccacgtccaaaacgaaGCTAAGATGAATAACATATTAATACTCAAAATTTGGTATTCTAAACACACAAAGCTAAAATATTGAATTGGAATGGGAAAATGGCACATTGTCCCACGTAGGAGGAGAGACAAAACTTTAGGTGGTGTATAAGTGGGGACACTCTTTCCATATTGTTCCATGGAATCACAcactagtgtactcgcgaagAGTAACACACATTCATACACGCGCAGGTGATGGTCGCAATGTGGCTCTTTGATGACGCACCTTGcacgcctttgtatttttgaccgatAGTATGTGGTTCAGTACAGAGAGTGCAAGGACCAAGTGGAGCATGGTCAGCCTAGCTGGTGACATGGTGTGCGCATGTGGCGCATGACACGAGTCGAGGCGCGAGTGCATGATGCAAGTCAAAaactttgactgagaattaaataacaaattaaaatgcattgaagacgtttaatgcagtttaattctcTCCTTTAGTTCGTTTTTTGTTGTTTCAACGCAACCTGCAGTATAAATACCAGTAGAAGACCTGTTGCAGTAGACAACAAAACTACCAACAAAACGACCTATAAAAAATATTCTCAGCAGAATTCTGATACTCTTCTTACTCTTCTCAAGGTATACTTTAGGTCCTCGAGCCAACTTCGGCAGTACTACTGCTCCGGTTGTTGTACcgtgggaaacaaaacgagttctCTTGGGAGATTTATAATTTGTTTTTAGGAACCTGTGTTAAACACATGTCACACCCCGCCACCGCTGCGGAAGCCAAGCGAGGTGTGACATACGAAAGGTTTTCAAACATTCGATTAAGCAAACATCTATGTGATTAAAACGTAATCATTGATAACGAATAGTTTTAAGAGTTACAAGACTCCAAAAGTACATGTTAAAAGGTTACATCGACCCAATACATTTATTTAAAATGACTAGGGATTAAACAAAAATATCCCATGACATAACGAGAAATAAAAGTTTAACTTATTCAAAAGTGGTATCATATGATGCATGCTTATTTTCCAAACTCCATAACTACAAATCACTTCCCTGAAAAACATGCTAAAAATCATCAACATaatgctggtgagttcacagGTTTTAAGACTCAACTGTAAAATTCGTTTTCTTGTGGAAACGGTTTATGAACATGTATATATAGTTTATGTAAAATGCATGATCATATTAAGGTGTAATTAAGACATTAACAAATGTGACATCATGAGCCTATAACCAAACCAAGACGAACGACTGCGCCTCACATATCAAATAATTAAGTCAACAACAGTCAGAAAGGCAATTACAAGAACCACAAAGGATTGGAGTGACCAATCAGCGGTGGGGGTGTCAACCCAATAGATATATTCAAGAATTCCAAGGCTAAGCAGCTAATGGTTAGTAACGAGGACTTTCTAGTTGCACGATAACCCCCGAAAGCAAACCCACGGACATATCAAGATCACAAATTACATAAATAACTAACGTATGCGTAATTTAAACTTTGCATGTTTTTCCCCTAAAAGTATAAAATAGTAAAAGGGGTCGTAAACTCACCTGGATTCCGAGCAACTAGTAATTAGTTATTAAGCTTGAGTAACCCGACCTACATGTGTCCTAAGATATATAAGACACTAATGGTCTAATGATGTGTCTATATGGCAAGTTGTTCACCCAACTTACTAGACTTAATGAAATGTTATACTTATGAAAAATGCTTAAATTTTACGATCCGTTGGTGATTATTATAATTCAAGCTAcaaatatatagatatatatattcaCACATAGAACATAAATCAACTTATATCCAATcgctgtaacaacccgacttttcgaagtcaaagtcaaagtcaaagtcaaggtcaAAGTCAGGTTGTTAATCAGATCTGTCATTCCTTGCTCAATTATTGCTTATACTCTCAGAACTCGATAATCGATATTTTGGTTTACGCTATTCTAAACTACGATGTATTAATATGTGAAGTAACAATACGATAAACGCTACTAAATGTTATTCTACTTAATGTTATCacatcgctatcgcatcgcaactcgaaCCGCAATTATTGGTATTGTTCTATGTGTGTGTTATTATATGCTTTACTTGTGTGTTCTGATGATATGTTTTGGGATGAATTTCacaaacgcaatcgaaactctatcgcaacgcaatctcatcgcaaacTCTAAATGCAAATTTACTTACTTTTAGGTTTTATGTGTTAGtcatgttatttgtgtaactattgtttaataCAATCAcatcgcttactcgcaactcgcttaaacgcaacgcaactctcaacgcacgaaacgaaagttggaaaactaactcaCGAGAgccaaccgatcgaacgaccaaccgatcgaatggacatccgaccggataaccatccgatcggatggccatctgatcgaACGGTCATCCGACCTGTTCAACCCTACACCGCCTTTCTCACCTTTCACTGTAAAtacccctcctgtcacatcaaCTATTCACTGATGTGACATCTCCGTTCGACCCACGCACCCTCAATCCCTTTTCTCTCGATTTttcacgattcttgtaagttttcttcttaaatcttgtacttccatcttcattacacactttctcatcatatTCTCCAACAAATCTTAcattttcaccgtgaaatcacctgatttgggTTGTTCTAGGGTGACGTCACCTCGAGTTTTATGAACACTGAGGTGTGACCTCATCTCACCAAGAACGCTTCAGATCTAGAGGATTTCCACATGACTTTACACCAAACTAAGCTAGATCTAAACACTTATCAGtgttttcaaacttttcttcaacattcttcgcTTTTTACTCAAAACCGGTAGAACCTGGACTCGTTCAGgctctctactcattctctagtggaGAACCAATCTGAGAATGGATTTCTATCGAAGAAACGACTGATTCATTGGTTGAATATAAAACTCCGTTAAGAACAGTTGAGTctgatcgaacggggtgattctCGTCCAATCGAACGAATTGGACTTGATGTGatttccgttgtttaacacgcCTTCATGTCGTCTTCATTAAACCACAAAACTTTCAACTTAGAAAACTttgtaaaattttcaaaacaGAAGGTTGCTCAATCGAATaatcatccgatcggacgaccatccgatcgaacgactattCGACCAGGTGACTTATAATCTCAACACTTAAACTATTTGtcaaaacttcaaagaatatcagctttcaatcgaatagccatccgaccAAACGGTCATCCGTCCAgataaccatccgatcgaatgactttacttatactacaacgaaaacttcaaaagttcaaacattttacaaacaCACTTCCCCGATCGAGGACCAaccgaccgaatggtcatccgaccgaatgaccatccgtccggatggtcatccgatcgaaccaCCATCCGATCAATCACCTCAGTCGACACACTGTTTTACGCGCTGTTCAACGCTTACACTATCGTTCTgtgatcaggctaatctctcaagcGCCCCCTTCAATCCAAGATTGTGTTTACTTATTAAATACgctatgtgagtatactcgatcccttttttcttaacgcacttttgggtgttacatacattacctatatcaaatcacatcgacACACAACGTAAACACTTTTATATgctaaccgctctcgcatgttatacgtgttttcgatgaatgcttgtatgttatatttacacagtgattgttgcctgacaccttagcaacgatagtacaatagtttggactcagcacctgtcgtggacaggggttgttaagggtttttacttcacgtgtcacagtggtgatatatgttgcgcattctacaactcgcagtcatgtctgtcacagtggtgatatatGTCGATAGATTACTTGCTTCGAATTACTActtgttacatgctggttatgcgtaaatcaCTTTTTGCTACTATATGctattaaacttgtgtactcacctttacactatgtgcaTTGATTTTATGATGCTATGTTATGCTTTGCTTGATGAACGAAGTAGGTGGTCTAGAAACGTCATTCAAtaaaatttgagttgtcggaacaattatttgtctttgagaacaatgtctgtaataactatttaTGCTTTATGtgtttatggtatgggacatgaacgTTAAATATACTGTCGCTAATACttttatggattctcttggacaatctgtttcgctcagtgcctcaccccgatgtttccgtcatcggttggggtgtgatagattggtatcagagccataactatagggaattaggaaagactcgacctagtccgtgTCCGATGTCTtagaattgacctagtctatagtctaagtaccaacagacctcCTTGTGCGAATCTAGTAGGGGTTCTGCGCGAGCCTATATCTGTTATTCTCTCGAACTTAGTCTTGCACGAACACCGCATTCGACAGCTTCGTGCAGGATCGGCCTTTCCTAAGGTCGAACACTAccacttagcctttcctaaggctgacaacACACATGATTTTTCGAAAACAAATGAgtgattaggtcgagattaggtgtgaaaaccgcaaactctcgactagaTCGCTCGCTTGACTCGCATTTttactataaacacgagaatttgcgttgagtcaggagtgaaatccacatctcgACGAAATTCTCCCTAACCCTCTTGTGGTTTACCACTCAACCAGGAATGAAGTTGTTAatttaggggtgaaacccgcatcttaatgACTTGTTCCGCtctctattttggttttacaaaactctctccaaagtctcgatggattccaacgATTTGGGTCACGTAGTAGCCGAAATGATGTGTGTCGTTCACCGTGTGCCGGTGAGAGAGCATAGTCTACTAGGCCAAGCGTGTACtcgaagtccttgagaatagtcgaatcgctttgggtagtcgacttCTAACACTTAGGACAATCTATTTTCAGCGATTGCGGACGATCTCGCTGATTTTACGCTTTAACGCTTTTATGTGTGATTTTtaatgtgttttatgtggttttatgTGTTTATACGTTTCGATTTTGGAGACTTATTCACTTTCCGCTCACCGCTCTGTTAAACGCGCACAACTCGCACTGCACTAttatctcaaaacgctaacaaattGCAGACTCCCGCATGCTATGTTCCTCGCTATCTCTCATCGCATTTACTGAAGTGTGTGATCCATACGCTGTGATACGCAACACCACGCTTAACTCTCGAACGCGCTCGTGAAACTTGaatgataggtgaatacgtgcaaaatatgtaggtgaatacgtgcaaaatatagttgAATATGTGCCTTggtgctctacgtgcttatgtgcttatgttcttatgtgtttatgtgcctaCGTGACTATATGCCTATGTGTTAGACGTGTTCCTGATTCTTTATCTTGTAATAATAAGTATGTTTGTGTGGAGAGATTCGATTGTGTCGCGCCTGAatcctatgacgatgtctgttgcagacaatgtcatcaTTTGGATCGCATACTTCTCGCACTACCCGCCGCAACCACGCTGACAAACGCATTGCATCACTAGTCGCCAAGGAAATGGCCAAGGTCATTCCGCAGATCGTCAGCGAAATCAATGAAGTCGGTAGCAAGACCTCTGAGGAATCTAAGACTGACTCACCCggagctacttttagcttcaagcaattCAAGGCCTGTGGCCCTAAGGACTTCACTGGTGAAGACGAGCCCAACGCCATGTTTCAGTGGTTTGACTCGATTGAAGTCACTCTTCGTCAAAACGGATGCCTAGACAACCTCCGCACTGTAAACGCAACTGGCGTTttccagtccagggctctggactggtggactgccgaaAGAAACAGGCGAGGTAACGACGCAGCCTAGGGACTTTCTTGGGAGGAATTGAAGGAAATCTCCAGAAGCTGGAGAACGAGTTTTGGAATATCAAGCAAAAAGGTGGCGACCATGCTGGTCTTATTGCCCGCTTTAAGCAGCTTAGTATCATCTGTCCTGGCCAAGTCTCAACTCCCGACATCACAAACAAGAAATACATTCGCTCACTAcatgattgtgttgccgattttgttcaagCAGCCAAGACTACTACCATCGAAGAGACTTATCAACTCGCCCTGAAATCAATGATAAGCGAGTTATGGCTGGTTACTTCAAGAACACCACCAAAAGTCTCCATCAAGTTACCGCTACTCCCGCGCCCGAAACCGCCGCATCTCAAGGATGGAAatcttgtaggatcgatttcgacctgaatgagtcgttcggaagagctctggTCCATTTCAGAGGTGGAAACTAAGAAACAAacttgaaaaacagcttgaaaTACACTTTAATCCTCCTGTATATTGAAATAACAGTGTTTACAATTAGAGGAAATACCGGTAGCACTTCGGTATCACTTGACCTATCCGTTACAAATGACAACGTTTGAATCCTATTTATAGAGTACACCCTACCGTTTGAAACCCTTCAAACGGTTACAAGCTTATTTCAAACGGTCACACCCAATCAAACGGCCACATACAATTTACATATTTCAAACGGCCAACATACAAACAAAATACATTCAAACGGAACCATTTCATTGGACCTTTCAAACGGAAGTCTCTcattggaccattcaaaattttgTCCTATATGTAATGATGCAATGATGATGTCACTattgtgatgtcatcatcaaagatgatgacataatcTTTGATCCAAAtccgcaacgaacccgagactcgatattaagacgaagacgacagatgactgcaccaacagactccccctcagatgttgacgagtcttaagtgtcgagtcttcgacgacttcagtctttatcagtctgaacgctctctgaaatatctcacagtgtaagcatcctcaaatctttctcttttctttttatcagcatcaacagactcccgatgaacaatctctactcggatgtcttcagactccccctttcgatatgttgggatcgcagtctggcatgttgaaatcactaagtcttcaggtatcggaacctggatCTCTATCTcttagaaacctgcacatcctctacctcacaataaatttcctgatgataacttgaaaaaaaaatctCACCATCTAATGAATCACTCGCAGACATTATacaatcaaagaatgattttacaatgttaatttttttttttaaaaacaaccacttgaagatatatcatttttattttcaaaacaacacactctcccaaaccaactgttcatcatatttagcacccggaattttgaaaatcaacttttcaatatcagttgtcgaaaatctttttgacttttcaaaaatttaagctaaaacacactaaaaatctttttggatttttgacataagagaaataaaatacagacattatttttgtgagtttgtgtaagaggatcatatcagcttatgagacaaatcaccaacaccgttaagcttgatttcattttaagttctaaacaatttacctagattgtcagtatactggtccactttaaattttcacacaacgttcaactgatccgagatacgatattaatgtcttagaaactaaaacttatccgtgtgtcccactacttgaatatgctcccgtatccagatcccaatattcagtcttacaggtgagtatacctagatgatatctataaggggttaggtgcgaaaccgtgagagctcaggtcagaacttccgttcagcagagagatgacggctcgacttttggtgggtcccctttagaggatcttttttacaacagcaatgactatcaattttattgtttcatcgatttgctgagggcggcgctttttcaagcatttgcagaaagtattatccggggactaggtcagtacttccatacagcagaagtcccgggataataccccagatatcactgagcataaagacctagtatctcagaataagggatctttcaaacaagatttcaggggttacctatatatccaagaagttgttacccacagaataagcaagtttggattttttaggtttatatctcgtcacaatctactaaatgtgcaaaaatctactgacacatctaCAGAAAGATTGTCTATCActttttaaactttccaattctttagcatgttgtgatagtccactgatgtactatcatttcctctttttgtcacaacaaactcatttttggtttttatcatgtttttgtctttttcaaattttctaatgtttttggattttctgaaaatttctactccccctaaaatgcaaacacattaatgaaaattgaaaacaaactatacagaaacatgacaaccgatatcaaatcgcatcaattcgccattcactttggcataaacaatcagaactccccctatcaacaaactattttctcattagatttcaaaacacttaagtttgttttaatcaaaatgatttttccggaaaataagtttggttgattttaccacttgtaggtatatcaatactaagttcggggatgtggttcatcatcttgtctctcaatcacttgtaggaaaatgcaagtacaaattaatgtccttgatttaccatatgcacaagttatgcacaaacaaatcttctaaccacttgtaaacaaacacaaacaaaccttttttaccgtttgcatgattgacattaccatagaaaattcctcaagaaagatgccgatacctgctcctcgcttaccaacctgggagctccggcatagtcctttattCTGTGAAAATTTCAACACATTTACAATCTAGGTTGAAGGACTATTTCACTAACACACATTTACacgaaagatgccgat
This is a stretch of genomic DNA from Helianthus annuus cultivar XRQ/B chromosome 16, HanXRQr2.0-SUNRISE, whole genome shotgun sequence. It encodes these proteins:
- the LOC110919573 gene encoding protein FAR1-RELATED SEQUENCE 8-like yields the protein MDVGVVDLVEDFEGGGDIPAEGVRAKGYLVVDNDSDFETEKPSDADMDLRSDEKDVNDNDVNDNDVMGKVFDTPNDAYDFYNRYAFLHGFGIRIHTAFKNKTTNEPYRRKYVCNKQGFKDLKCNSSTGDVKKRRRDLRTGCEAFIRISKSKDGKWFVD